AAACTCAACTGAAAATCCATGATAGGGGCTTTTGTGGAGACCCACAATAAATCCCTCAACCACCATACGAGCGCGGAGTTGCATATTCGCCAGAGTCGCCAGGGTGCGGGGATTTAAATATTTTCGTTTATCAGTTGCCAAATTATGTTCCTGTATGTTTTAGTCCTGCTTCTGTATTCGTCTCCTTCGAGAGCCTCAGGATGACGAAACCCCTAACCTAACTCCCAACTCCTAACTCCTAACTTCTAACTTCTAACTTCTAACTTCTAACTTCTAACTCAAAATGGATTAACCAGAGCCATCCTCAAATACGACCTATCCCAAAAACTTACTTCACTACCTTCAGCAGTGCCTGCCCAGTAATCCGCGTCCCCGCCGAAGCCATAGGCAAGCGTAACCAGGGGAAGTTTAGCCACGCTGATATCAAATTTCAGTTCAGCTCCATAGGTTTCCAGTGCTTTTTGTGAATTTGAAATATATCCAAAATCATAAAAAAGTGCCGATGTAATATTCTGCACACCGAGACCAAAAAAATTGACCGGGACGTCTTCTAGAATGGGCATGCGCAATTCTATTACAGAAAAAATGAGTTCGCTGGCTGGATACTGACCGACTTGTCCACGTAAACTATAGGATTCCGGACCGTCAAATAAGCCCGTACTCCGAATAGCTGTCATGTACTGTGTTGAAAAATATAGTGGCCCTGTCTCCGAAAAGCCCAGCTCGTCCTGGATTCGTATGTCACCTGATTGCCCCACATATTTCATCCGTCCATAGAGAACCACTGGCAGGGTGGGGATATCATAATTGAAAAAGCCCTCCAGCCAATATTTGTTGTAATCATTTTCTCCCCAGACACTGGAAAGAGCCCGCTCTGCATGGGCGAGTATTCCCAACCCGTGACGTGGTAGAAAATAGGTTGATGCATGGGGTCTCTGAGATTTCCAGATATAGGTCAACCCAACATTGAATTCCTCAGTTGTCGGCGTGGGAACAATTTGCCCTGTCTCTGAATCTTCAAGGTCATCAAAATTCATCAAATCCCGGCGCATGAACTGAAACCTCCAAAGGAGACTATGATTCGAGGACAGGGATTGACCCGTGTTCATTGGAAAACTGGCTGCCAGGCCAACACCATTCCGATTTTCGATAAAATTGTACCTGTAGGTGCTGTAATAATTCATGCTTAAGTTTTTCATTCCATAAAAATGGAGTGCCGGTAAAAATTGAAGATTGGTATAGCTGAAATATCCACCAAGATAATTATCGAAGTAGGGGATAAATCCACCCAACTGAAAAATATGTTTTCCCAGAGCATCTTCCACAGCCCCCAGTAGGAGCAAGGCATCACCCAGAGGCCAGATAAACTTAAACAGGGGTCGTATTGTTTTCAGAGATCGATATGGCTGGGGCTTTTGTAACAGCATATCAGCCTTATAGTCAATTGGTGGCAACTCAATGTCTGGAGCCTTTGTCCTCCAGGCATTAAATGGCTCTCTGATCTGGAGACCAAGAGCTGGAGCCACCCGAGATGCTTCAACTGCCACGATTCTCACCGTATCAACATCGGCAAGTGTGGAGGAAATTATCCTGTTCGATTTGGGAAGTCTTTGCCTGGAATAAATGCCTTCTGCAACATCTGTCATCTGAGTCACTAAAAGACTATCCATATCTACTCGATACAGATTAGGCGTTGAATTACGATATGAGGTATATACAATGGCTGATCCATCACTTGACCAGACGGGATAGACATCTTCTTCCGGATCGTTGGTGACCTTTTGGAATTCCGTACCGTCCACATTCAAGATGGCAATATCTACATCACCATTGACATCCTGAATCATAAAGGTCAGTTTTTTTCCATCTGGTGATAAATCGAGATCTTGAATCTGGACATCCCCCTCAAAGTGACTCAATTGAATTCGCTTCCCTGAATCGATATTCTGATAAAAAATATGAGTGGTCTCCAGGGGGTGAGCCACAAAAAATACACCCTGTCCATCATGGGCAAAGACGGGATGAAGGGCTCTGAAGTTTTCAGTGATCCAGCGAATCTTTTTTGTCTCCACATCAATGAGGCGCAGATCGTTTAAAAGCGAACCGTGGCTCCCACGGTGATATTCAGCAACAACAAGTTGTTTTGAGTCTGGAGACCATGCTGGATCTCCATTAAATCGTCCGTAGTGAATCTCCTTTACCTGGCGAGTCGAATCAGTGCTTTGCAAATAGAGCCCAGAGTCCCGCATTTTTTTATCGCGCCGACCCACTACGGCGATGGTTTCAGTATCTGGTGATATTGATGCACTTTGCACCCTTGTGAAACCCTTGAGAGAAAGAGGTTCCCCCACCTCGCCAATGGTCTCCTTTTGGGCTTTATAGCCAAAGTAATACGTATTCATGGCTCGGCGCCACTCTTCATCAAAAGTTACCAAAGATTGTCCTGTAGCTTCCTTGAAGGCCGTTTTGAAGTCATACCAATACGGGTATTTTTTTTGTTCTTTCATTAGATAAAGACGATGATTTGAAATTTTGACCAGGGTAGAATCACCATACTTCCAGGCCAGATATAGAACTTTTGCATAGCCATCGTCATGGGCATCCAATTGATCCATGGTATTCCGGTAAGTGTGTATTTTCATTCTGGAATCACTGCGACCTACACGCCAGACTTCCGTCATGTATTCAGCCATCCCTTCAATCCACCAGGCCGGAATACTGATAGCCCCGAATATTCCTGCCCAGGTTCCATGGGCCTGAAACTGGACGATGTGCTGAAATTCGTGGGTTATCACCAGCTTCAACCATTTGTCCGAACCGCCAAAATGTCCAGCCACATCATTCTGGCTGACCCAGATAAAAATCTGATTGCTGGGCATGGCAAATCCATTCATGATTTCATCTTCAGCAGAAAAAACGATATCGGTTTTGCCGAAGTCTTTAACCTGGAGTTGATCCATGATGGGCTGATAAGTCTGTTCCGCAATCAGAGCACCTTTTTCAGCAATGCTTTCCAGTCCCTGATGATAGTGAAGATTAAAATGTTCCGTTTCCAGGGTGTGCCATTCTAATTCGGGATGGGTACGTTGATTCCACATCCACATATTTTGGGCTGATACGCTTTGGGTATACAAAAAGATGACTAGGATTGCTGCCCATTGAATAATCACGCAAGGTGATAAATAACGACGAATCGACCTGGATAAGGAACGAAGAGAATCAGGGGATCTTTCGATACCTATATCGTTGGGATTACTATTCTCATTATAACAACTCTGGCAGTTACGAAACATGACGGATATGGGATTTGATTAGTACCAATTTCTGTCCTTCGAGGGCCTCAGGATGACGAAAGTAGTAATCAACTGTGAAGGGATTCATATTCATAAGCCTCTGTCCGTGTCATCCCGAGCGGAGTCGAGGGATAAGGTATTAATATGCTCAAAACAGCTTCTTGATAATCTCATCCACTGAAACACCATCAGCTTCAGCATTAAAATTGGTAAGAACGCGGTGTCGCAGGACAGGGAGAGCCACTGCTTTGACATCCTCAATAGATGGCGTGGGATTGCCCATCATAGCAGCTCTGGTTTTCGCACCCAGTATGAGATATTGTGAGGCTCTGGGTCCAGCACCCCAACCAACCCACTTCTGAATAAAATCAGGTGCACTCTCTGAATCAGGTCGTGTTTTTGCCACCAGATCCACTGCATAGTCAATCACGTTGTCAGCAACAGGGACTCGACGAATGAGATCCTGGTATTCCATGATGGCTTTTCTATCCAAAATTTTCTTCAATTGAACAGATGCTCCCGAAGTGGTTTGACCCACAATCTGGCGTTCTTCATCACGACTTGGATATTCAACCTGCAAATTGAACATAAAACGATCGAGTTGGGCTTCAGGCAAGGGATAGGTTCCTTCCTGTTCGATGGGATTCTGCGTCGCCAGAACGAAAAAGGGTTCATCCAGGACGTAGCTTTCCACTCCTGCAGTCACTCTGTGCTCCTGCATTGCTTCTAATAGAGCAGCCTGGGTCTTGGGCGGCGTTCTGTTGATTTCATCAGCAAGTACGATGTTGGCAAACACTGGTCCCCTGACAAAACGAAACTCACGTTTGCCAGTGGTGTGATCTTCTTCAATGATGTCCGTCCCCGTTATATCCGAAGGCATCAAATCTGGTGTGAACTGGATACGTGAGAAGGAGAGATCCAATACTTCTGCAAGACTTTTGATAAGGAGAGTTTTTGCTAATCCAGGCACTCCAACCAGCAGGGCGTGCCCCCGTGAAAGCATGGCAATGACCAACTTCTCAATGACCTTATCCTGTCCAACAATTGCTTTTGATAATTCTTTTTTCAAGCGCTCAAAAGCATCAACCATTTCGTTTAGTTTCTTAACATCATCAGTCATCTTTATTACACATCCTTCAGTTGTTTGTCAAAAGTGACGACTCGAATCATCGTCTTCGCGAATCCCGACAAACTTGTCGGGTTGAAGCGATCTCTTCTTAGACACCGGAATTCAGGAGAT
The genomic region above belongs to Candidatus Neomarinimicrobiota bacterium and contains:
- a CDS encoding PD40 domain-containing protein, coding for MWNQRTHPELEWHTLETEHFNLHYHQGLESIAEKGALIAEQTYQPIMDQLQVKDFGKTDIVFSAEDEIMNGFAMPSNQIFIWVSQNDVAGHFGGSDKWLKLVITHEFQHIVQFQAHGTWAGIFGAISIPAWWIEGMAEYMTEVWRVGRSDSRMKIHTYRNTMDQLDAHDDGYAKVLYLAWKYGDSTLVKISNHRLYLMKEQKKYPYWYDFKTAFKEATGQSLVTFDEEWRRAMNTYYFGYKAQKETIGEVGEPLSLKGFTRVQSASISPDTETIAVVGRRDKKMRDSGLYLQSTDSTRQVKEIHYGRFNGDPAWSPDSKQLVVAEYHRGSHGSLLNDLRLIDVETKKIRWITENFRALHPVFAHDGQGVFFVAHPLETTHIFYQNIDSGKRIQLSHFEGDVQIQDLDLSPDGKKLTFMIQDVNGDVDIAILNVDGTEFQKVTNDPEEDVYPVWSSDGSAIVYTSYRNSTPNLYRVDMDSLLVTQMTDVAEGIYSRQRLPKSNRIISSTLADVDTVRIVAVEASRVAPALGLQIREPFNAWRTKAPDIELPPIDYKADMLLQKPQPYRSLKTIRPLFKFIWPLGDALLLLGAVEDALGKHIFQLGGFIPYFDNYLGGYFSYTNLQFLPALHFYGMKNLSMNYYSTYRYNFIENRNGVGLAASFPMNTGQSLSSNHSLLWRFQFMRRDLMNFDDLEDSETGQIVPTPTTEEFNVGLTYIWKSQRPHASTYFLPRHGLGILAHAERALSSVWGENDYNKYWLEGFFNYDIPTLPVVLYGRMKYVGQSGDIRIQDELGFSETGPLYFSTQYMTAIRSTGLFDGPESYSLRGQVGQYPASELIFSVIELRMPILEDVPVNFFGLGVQNITSALFYDFGYISNSQKALETYGAELKFDISVAKLPLVTLAYGFGGDADYWAGTAEGSEVSFWDRSYLRMALVNPF
- a CDS encoding AAA family ATPase, translating into MTDDVKKLNEMVDAFERLKKELSKAIVGQDKVIEKLVIAMLSRGHALLVGVPGLAKTLLIKSLAEVLDLSFSRIQFTPDLMPSDITGTDIIEEDHTTGKREFRFVRGPVFANIVLADEINRTPPKTQAALLEAMQEHRVTAGVESYVLDEPFFVLATQNPIEQEGTYPLPEAQLDRFMFNLQVEYPSRDEERQIVGQTTSGASVQLKKILDRKAIMEYQDLIRRVPVADNVIDYAVDLVAKTRPDSESAPDFIQKWVGWGAGPRASQYLILGAKTRAAMMGNPTPSIEDVKAVALPVLRHRVLTNFNAEADGVSVDEIIKKLF